A genomic segment from Leopardus geoffroyi isolate Oge1 chromosome A2, O.geoffroyi_Oge1_pat1.0, whole genome shotgun sequence encodes:
- the NOD1 gene encoding nucleotide-binding oligomerization domain-containing protein 1 isoform X5, protein MEKQGHGEMGIIPSESHSHVKLLKINRELLVTHIRNTQCLVDNLLKNDYFSSEDAEIVCACPTQPDKVRKILDLVQSKGEEVSEFFLYVLQQLADAYVDLRPWLLETGFSPSELIQSRVVVNTDPVSRYTQKLRQQLGLDSKFILCYAQKEELLLEEMYTDTIVELVGFRNESLGLLGSLACLLDHSTGVLSEQGETIFIFGDAGVGKSMLLQRLQGLWAAGLLDAEFKFFFHFRCRVFSCFKEDDALCLQDLLFKHYCYPEQDPDEVFAFLLRFPHTALFTFDGLDELHSDFDLSSVPDTSSPWEPAHPLALLANLLSGKLLKGAAKLLTARTGIEIPRQLLRKKVFLRGFSPSQLRAYTQRVFPEPAVRDRLLAHLEANPNLCSLCAVPLFCWIVFRCFQHFHSLVDISTQLPDCTVTLTDVFLLITEVHLNRTQPTSLVQRNTRSRTETFRAGGAALRSLGRVAHQGMEKNLFVFGQEDVRAAEVQDGELQLGFLRAVPEQGLGGDQQAYEFFHVTLQAFFTAFFLVADDQVGTQQLLRFFRECGLPGEAAVESCYPSFLPVRCLRGPGLAGEDLFKNKDHFQFTNLFLCGLLSKAKQKLLRHLVPAAVLRRKRKALWAHLFASVRAHLKSLPRLQYEGYNQVQAMPTFIWMLRCIYETQSEKVGRLAAKGICANYLKLTYCNACSADCSALSFVLRHLRKRLALDLDNNNLNDYGVRELQPCFSRLSVIRLSVNQITDSGVKVLCEELTKYKILTFLGLYNNQITDVGARYIARILDECKGLTHLKLGENKITSEGGKCLALAVKNSKSIFEVGPWPPPFCYLSL, encoded by the exons ATGGAAAAGCAGGGCCACGGTGAGATGGGAATCATTCCATCAGAGTCTCACTCCCACGTTAAGTTGTTGAAAATCAACCGGGAACTTCTGGTCACTCACATTCGCAACACCCAGTGTCTGGTGGACAACTTGCTGAAGAATGACTACTTCTCTTCTGAAGATGCGGAGATCGTGTGTGCCTGCCCCACACAGCCTGACAAG GTTCGCAAAATTCTGGACCTGGTACAGAGCAAGGGCGAGGAAGTGTCCGAGTTCTTCCTCTACGTGCTCCAGCAACTTGCAGATGCTTACGTGGATCTCAGGCCTTGGCTGTTGGAGACTGGCTTCTCCCCCTCCGAGCTCATTCAGAGCAGAGTTGTCGTCAACACTGACCCAG tGAGCAGGTACACCCAGAAGCTGCGACAGCAACTGGGCCTCGACTCCAAGTTCATCCTGTGCTATGCCCAGAAGGAGGAGCTGTTGCTGGAGGAGATGTACACGGACACCATCGTGGAGCTGGTGGGCTTCAGGAACGAGAGCCTGGGCCTGCTGGGCAGCCTGGCCTGCCTGCTGGACCACTCCACCGGCGTCCTCAGCGAGCAGGGCGAGACCATCTTCATCTTCGGGGACGCCGGCGTGGGCAAGTCCATGCTACTTCAGCGGCTGCAGGGCCTGTGGGCCGCAGGGCTGCTGGACGCGGAGTTCAAGTTCTTCTTCCACTTCCGCTGCCGCGTGTTCAGCTGCTTCAAGGAGGACGACGCGCTGTGCCTGCAGGACCTGCTCTTTAAGCATTACTGCTACCCGGAGCAGGACCCGGATGAGGTGTTCGCCTTCCTGCTGCGCTTCCCCCACACGGCCCTCTTCACCTTCGACGGCCTGGACGAGCTGCACTCGGACTTCGACCTGAGCAGCGTGCCTGACACCTCCTCCCCCTGGGAGCCCGCCCACCCCCTGGCCCTGCTGGCCAACCTGCTCAGCGGGAAGCTGCTCAAGGGCGCCGCCAAGCTGCTCACGGCCCGCACGGGCATCGAGATCCCGCGCCAGCTCCTCCGCAAGAAGGTGTTTCTGCGGGGCTTCTCGCCCAGCCAGCTGCGGGCCTACACCCAGAGGGTGTTCCCCGAGCCCGCCGTGCGGGACCGCCTGCTGGCCCACCTGGAGGCCAACCCCAACCTCTGCAGCCTGTGCGCCGTGCCCCTCTTCTGCTGGATCGTCTTCCGCTGCTTCCAGCACTTCCACAGTCTTGTGGACATCTCCACGCAGCTGCCTGACTGCACGGTGACCCTGACCGACGTCTTCCTGCTGATCACCGAGGTCCACCTGAACAGGACGCAGCCCACCAGCCTGGTCCAGCGGAACACGCGCAGCCGGACGGAGACCTTCCGCGCCGGCGGCGCCGCCTTGCGCTCCCTGGGGCGGGTGGCCCACCAGGGCATGGAGAAGAACCTCTTTGTCTTTGGCCAGGAGGACGTGCGGGCCGCCGAGGTGCAGGACGGAGAGCTGCAGCTGGGCTTCCTGCGGGCCGTGCCAGAGCAGGGCCTCGGGGGTGACCAGCAGGCCTATGAGTTTTTCCACGTCACCCTCCAGGCCTTCTTTACCGCCTTCTTTCTCGTGGCGGACGACCAGGTAGGCACGCAGCAGCTGCTCAGGTTCTTCCGGGAGTGTGGGCTTCCTGGCGAGGCGGCTGTGGAGTCCTGCTacccctcctttctccctgtgCGGTGTCTGAGGGGCCCCGGCCTGGCCGGGGAGGACCTCTTCAAGAACAAGGATCACTTCCAGTTCACCAACCTCTTCCTGTGCGGGCTGTTGTCCAAGGCCAAGCAGAAACTCCTGCGGCACCTGGTGCCCGCCGCGGTCCTGCGGAGAAAGCGCAAGGCCCTGTGGGCGCACCTGTTTGCCAGCGTGCGGGCCCACCTGAAGAGCCTGCCCCGGCTCCAGTACGAGGGCTACAACCAGGTGCAGGCCATGCCCACCTTCATCTGGATGCTGCGCTGCATCTACGAGACGCAGAGCGAGAAGGTGGGGCGGCTGGCGGCCAAGGGCATCTGTGCGAACTACCTCAAGCTGACCTACTGCAACGCCTGCTCGGCCGACTGCAGCGCCCTCTCGTTCGTCCTGCGCCACCTCCGCAAGCGGCTCGCCCTGGACCTGGACAACAACAACCTCAACGACTATGGCGTGCGGGAGCTGCAGCCCTGCTTTAGCCGTCTCTCCGTCATCAG ACTCAGCGTAAACCAGATCACTGACAGCGGGGTAAAGGTGTTATGTGAAGAGCTGACCAAATACAAAATTCTGACGTTTTTAGG cCTGTATAACAACCAGATCACCGATGTCGGAGCCCGGTACATCGCCAGAATCCTGGACGAGTGCAAGGGCCTCACGCACTTGAA ACTGGGGGAGAACAAAATAACGAGTGAAGGAGGAAAGTGTCTCGCCCTGGCTGTGAAGAACAGCAAGTCCATCTTTGAAGTTGG cccctggccaccaccctTCTGCTACCTGTCCCTGTGA
- the NOD1 gene encoding nucleotide-binding oligomerization domain-containing protein 1 isoform X6, producing MEKQGHGEMGIIPSESHSHVKLLKINRELLVTHIRNTQCLVDNLLKNDYFSSEDAEIVCACPTQPDKVRKILDLVQSKGEEVSEFFLYVLQQLADAYVDLRPWLLETGFSPSELIQSRVVVNTDPVSRYTQKLRQQLGLDSKFILCYAQKEELLLEEMYTDTIVELVGFRNESLGLLGSLACLLDHSTGVLSEQGETIFIFGDAGVGKSMLLQRLQGLWAAGLLDAEFKFFFHFRCRVFSCFKEDDALCLQDLLFKHYCYPEQDPDEVFAFLLRFPHTALFTFDGLDELHSDFDLSSVPDTSSPWEPAHPLALLANLLSGKLLKGAAKLLTARTGIEIPRQLLRKKVFLRGFSPSQLRAYTQRVFPEPAVRDRLLAHLEANPNLCSLCAVPLFCWIVFRCFQHFHSLVDISTQLPDCTVTLTDVFLLITEVHLNRTQPTSLVQRNTRSRTETFRAGGAALRSLGRVAHQGMEKNLFVFGQEDVRAAEVQDGELQLGFLRAVPEQGLGGDQQAYEFFHVTLQAFFTAFFLVADDQVGTQQLLRFFRECGLPGEAAVESCYPSFLPVRCLRGPGLAGEDLFKNKDHFQFTNLFLCGLLSKAKQKLLRHLVPAAVLRRKRKALWAHLFASVRAHLKSLPRLQYEGYNQVQAMPTFIWMLRCIYETQSEKVGRLAAKGICANYLKLTYCNACSADCSALSFVLRHLRKRLALDLDNNNLNDYGVRELQPCFSRLSVIRLSVNQITDSGVKVLCEELTKYKILTFLGPDFRYRQPAHTHLKMSRGDARIKGTDSARNVVIL from the exons ATGGAAAAGCAGGGCCACGGTGAGATGGGAATCATTCCATCAGAGTCTCACTCCCACGTTAAGTTGTTGAAAATCAACCGGGAACTTCTGGTCACTCACATTCGCAACACCCAGTGTCTGGTGGACAACTTGCTGAAGAATGACTACTTCTCTTCTGAAGATGCGGAGATCGTGTGTGCCTGCCCCACACAGCCTGACAAG GTTCGCAAAATTCTGGACCTGGTACAGAGCAAGGGCGAGGAAGTGTCCGAGTTCTTCCTCTACGTGCTCCAGCAACTTGCAGATGCTTACGTGGATCTCAGGCCTTGGCTGTTGGAGACTGGCTTCTCCCCCTCCGAGCTCATTCAGAGCAGAGTTGTCGTCAACACTGACCCAG tGAGCAGGTACACCCAGAAGCTGCGACAGCAACTGGGCCTCGACTCCAAGTTCATCCTGTGCTATGCCCAGAAGGAGGAGCTGTTGCTGGAGGAGATGTACACGGACACCATCGTGGAGCTGGTGGGCTTCAGGAACGAGAGCCTGGGCCTGCTGGGCAGCCTGGCCTGCCTGCTGGACCACTCCACCGGCGTCCTCAGCGAGCAGGGCGAGACCATCTTCATCTTCGGGGACGCCGGCGTGGGCAAGTCCATGCTACTTCAGCGGCTGCAGGGCCTGTGGGCCGCAGGGCTGCTGGACGCGGAGTTCAAGTTCTTCTTCCACTTCCGCTGCCGCGTGTTCAGCTGCTTCAAGGAGGACGACGCGCTGTGCCTGCAGGACCTGCTCTTTAAGCATTACTGCTACCCGGAGCAGGACCCGGATGAGGTGTTCGCCTTCCTGCTGCGCTTCCCCCACACGGCCCTCTTCACCTTCGACGGCCTGGACGAGCTGCACTCGGACTTCGACCTGAGCAGCGTGCCTGACACCTCCTCCCCCTGGGAGCCCGCCCACCCCCTGGCCCTGCTGGCCAACCTGCTCAGCGGGAAGCTGCTCAAGGGCGCCGCCAAGCTGCTCACGGCCCGCACGGGCATCGAGATCCCGCGCCAGCTCCTCCGCAAGAAGGTGTTTCTGCGGGGCTTCTCGCCCAGCCAGCTGCGGGCCTACACCCAGAGGGTGTTCCCCGAGCCCGCCGTGCGGGACCGCCTGCTGGCCCACCTGGAGGCCAACCCCAACCTCTGCAGCCTGTGCGCCGTGCCCCTCTTCTGCTGGATCGTCTTCCGCTGCTTCCAGCACTTCCACAGTCTTGTGGACATCTCCACGCAGCTGCCTGACTGCACGGTGACCCTGACCGACGTCTTCCTGCTGATCACCGAGGTCCACCTGAACAGGACGCAGCCCACCAGCCTGGTCCAGCGGAACACGCGCAGCCGGACGGAGACCTTCCGCGCCGGCGGCGCCGCCTTGCGCTCCCTGGGGCGGGTGGCCCACCAGGGCATGGAGAAGAACCTCTTTGTCTTTGGCCAGGAGGACGTGCGGGCCGCCGAGGTGCAGGACGGAGAGCTGCAGCTGGGCTTCCTGCGGGCCGTGCCAGAGCAGGGCCTCGGGGGTGACCAGCAGGCCTATGAGTTTTTCCACGTCACCCTCCAGGCCTTCTTTACCGCCTTCTTTCTCGTGGCGGACGACCAGGTAGGCACGCAGCAGCTGCTCAGGTTCTTCCGGGAGTGTGGGCTTCCTGGCGAGGCGGCTGTGGAGTCCTGCTacccctcctttctccctgtgCGGTGTCTGAGGGGCCCCGGCCTGGCCGGGGAGGACCTCTTCAAGAACAAGGATCACTTCCAGTTCACCAACCTCTTCCTGTGCGGGCTGTTGTCCAAGGCCAAGCAGAAACTCCTGCGGCACCTGGTGCCCGCCGCGGTCCTGCGGAGAAAGCGCAAGGCCCTGTGGGCGCACCTGTTTGCCAGCGTGCGGGCCCACCTGAAGAGCCTGCCCCGGCTCCAGTACGAGGGCTACAACCAGGTGCAGGCCATGCCCACCTTCATCTGGATGCTGCGCTGCATCTACGAGACGCAGAGCGAGAAGGTGGGGCGGCTGGCGGCCAAGGGCATCTGTGCGAACTACCTCAAGCTGACCTACTGCAACGCCTGCTCGGCCGACTGCAGCGCCCTCTCGTTCGTCCTGCGCCACCTCCGCAAGCGGCTCGCCCTGGACCTGGACAACAACAACCTCAACGACTATGGCGTGCGGGAGCTGCAGCCCTGCTTTAGCCGTCTCTCCGTCATCAG ACTCAGCGTAAACCAGATCACTGACAGCGGGGTAAAGGTGTTATGTGAAGAGCTGACCAAATACAAAATTCTGACGTTTTTAGG cCCAGACTTCAGGTATCGGCAGCCAGCACATACCCACTTAAAAATGTCCCGTGGGGACGCGAGAATAAAAGGGACAGACAGCGCAAGGAACGTGGTGATACTGTGA